TACCTGTCAGTATAAGTAGCAATGTGGTTGGCGAtgattggtgcatttttttATCCGTGCTTGGGCTGTTGTTGATTGGTGGATTTCAATCCATGTCATTAAGGTATATACTTGAGAGACAGGAAGATCTGTGTTTAAATGGAATAAGGAACACAATTGGGACATACAGCTAAGTTGCTCAAGAACAAGCAGACCACCGAGATAACAATCTCTAGTCTGAATGACAAGGACTGAAATACTCTGATCAACAACAGCCCAAGAGAGGATCTAAATGCACCAATCATCACCAACCATGGTGCTACTTATACTGGCAGGTAACCAGTCGACACCATCACTTGATGAAGACCAGCAGTGTAGCGGCTGAAAAATTGTGATACATGATCCTGTTGTGAAAGAATTATTGTGAGACAAACAATTTACTCAGCAATCAAGATGGAGATGTAGTGAATATAATACCATTAAAAATGGTTTCAACTCAGGAGTGGTATACCATGATAGAATCCAATAATTGTATGGGTCAGTGAGCGAAACTCTAAGAACAAATGTTTTAAGTGAATGAAGTTTCCCCGACAGGGTTGGAAGTTGCGACTGATATACAGTCCCGAAAGCTACTAACTTTCTTggttttttaacaaaaaatttgTTAGTTAGTCAATTTGTAAATGAAAAGACCAGACTTTTTCCCAACACATTAGTTAAAACTTGACATATTATGTTCATTTTGTGACTTAAGTTTTGTTTCTCACTGTAGTGTTCTTAGTTTTGAGCCCTGCACAACATGAGTGGAAATCACCTTCACATAAAAGTGAATGCATTCCTCAGATGAATTCTGCTCTGGTAGTTGAAATGACAGTTATCAGCAGCAGTCCTTCCAAAGCCTTGACACTCACCCAGAACATCAAATTGtatcaaaaaggaaaataacgTGCATATCACAGAGGAAACCATCATTATGACTGTGTCTAAATGCTAACAAGCAAATTATAGAAAAGGAGATCCAGAAAAAGAAGCCAGCTAAGCCTTTATATTCAATCTAAATTTACTTTGAGGGAAATACCTGTTGTAAGTTAAAATGGGTTTCAGGCAAAAATGACTTCAATCCAGTTTGATTTCCAATTTTACTCCTAATTTATTAACGATAATGAATAAAGGTGCTAAATGcaaaatttaaagaaattagAAATCAAACATCCTCAGGTTGAAATCACTTTGATCCCAACTTTATTTTAACCTACAATACACCCAGTTCTGTGCCAACTGATAAAATATCAGCTATAACACAGTTTGCAGTACAAGTTGAACCTTGATTATGCCTTACTTTCCATAAATCATTGAGGTGACACTCAGCTTTTGTCATAATAACATAATTTGTTCACAAGATTTGTTGCATGATGATGGTGCCATATGCttaattgataataataattattattacacataTTTAATAGGAATATCATGTAATTTGAACCAGAACATCATAATTTTATTGACAGTAGCTTCAATTACAAACTTGAACATGTTACACagcataattataataataattattattgactggTATGTTTATGAGAAATGTGAAAGTGGCAATCTTGTCATCAagctcaaaacaaaaaaataagatccatgaaaagtaaaaaaacttGATAAGTCTAACCTGGAATTGGAGAAGTTTACAGACTGATCACTAAGGAATTCTAACTGGCAGGGTTTATCACCCATGCAGTACTTCCTGAACAATGCCATGGTAGCATGCAATGTCTTGCGAGATGGTTTATTCTCATGAAACAAATCACCGCCAAGCAAAATGAAGTCAACCTGAATTTGGATAAAAATATAAAACAGAACACAAATTAACAAACTCAACCGTCAAACTAGATTGAAATAGAAGTGGGGTGTAGGCTTTTGCACTACTTTTAGCCACAGTGCATTGGGACCTAAAGCATCTACAATAAAGAATCTTGGTTTTAGAATTGGCTCATCAAAGATGAAGAAAATGCTGGAAAAAAGTCATGACCCATAACTCTGCAAGTTTATGTGTGACCAGTGTTCTTGCTTTTGAAAGGAACATTTCACACATTTCTGATTCTGTCTGGATAATGATGTCATAAGGTTGTGACataccaataaaaaaaattacttaatatatgttgtggtttaaagtatttatccttggtttaatgtgtttttaaactggtttcaattttatttgccattgttccagattatggtaatgaatacatgacaaaagaaaatagaaattcAACCcgagttttaaaaattttgcaccaaaactaaatttaaatgACAACATATATATTTGTAAATTAATATTACAAAACTATTgcgaaaattgggaatgatgttaagagttgaattaaaaaaggctGTTGTGCAAAATTTCCGCAACATGGCTTGGTTTTTGACCGCCTACGTCacatttatctgttgatttgtgaatgAAACTCTGCTTTTAAACCACCCTTATCATTCTcaaaaacagtttcacatcacaCATAACAaggttgaaaattttttttggagaaattcaTGAGAACTAAACATTATCGCAAAACAAACAACGCCGAAACAATCCAGAtgcaacatttttttccgaTGACATGTGATGAATGCCTAAAAATACCTTCAGATCCCCCCTAACTGCACCAAATGGAACCTTTgagcatccaaatttcaaaaaatttctgagaGGGAATGCGCCCATATAATTTTCAACTGAAATCATTTTCAACTAaataattttcaactgactaacactaccacttgactctgaagatggcttccacacaggttgtcgaaacgtcagtcactaacaacagtccttctcaggactcctatcacccagatgatctttttcaatcaaggaaaaCAATTATTGTATGTGCCAACCTTTTTATCCTTGGCTATCTGTAGTATTTCCTCAAATGTAGACAGCGAATCGTTCCCACGAACCTGATCCTTTTCCGAGTACCCAAGATGGCAATCTGTGGCTAAAGTGAAAGTGCACAAGTTATGTCGATCTTCAAAGCAACTTTCGCGGGAAATTCACTTTTGCGACATTTTGCACACATTTACGTGCTTCTACCCACCTACAAGAACTGATATTGTATTCTCCGGATCTGCATCCGACCTGCCAAGCCAAAATATTTGGAGTATAAGATAACAATTGCAACTAAGTAGTGAATAAATCGAAAGAAAGAGGAAGCTTACTGGACCGCCATCTTAAATCTCGCGCTTTGATATAGTACTCCGCTGACCGATGATGACAGAATTGAAGACTCGTTCGATAATCTTCATTCTCATTTATTTTACCTGTTTAAAACCCTTCATATTGTTCAAACGCTGCAGCAAATTAGTGATTGAATGTTAAACCTCGAATACAGCTTTAAAAAGAGTAAAGTTATCGACTAAGTTTTGACTTCGGGTAAAAAATCGGGTAATTTCGGGAGGCCTCGACACAACTTCGGATTGTTTCGTCACCGTTGCCATTGGCTAACAAACTTCGCTGGGGGCCCCCTAACAGCACATGCCTGCAGTTTCAAGCGCCATTGTGATTTTGCGAGTGTCATTTGCCTTTCGTTGGGTTTCCATAGCGTGAAAAAAGACCTTTATCGTTCTTGTAAGAGATTGATCGGTGGATAGGCATTCCGTATAGGAACATCCCAAATAAACGGTATTGGTTTTGTCCTTCAATGAGAGGAAAAGTGTGCAGTTTAAGGACCATTAAGAAAAATCACTTGTCGGTGTAAGATTGTTTGAAAGCAACTCTCCATGTTGAATGCAAGCTGACGACGGAAATGTAATGGTTCGGTGATCCTTTGGGCTCATCTAAATCGAAGATTTTACAATCATGAGTGGACATAGACCAAGAACAACATCGTTTGCTGAAACAAATAAGTCGCACCCGCCGTCTTTTGGAGGAGTAAAAATAAGTCGTGAGTATATAGACCTTGTCCATTTCATAAGCTACAGTGGCTAATTTGAAACGTTGTTTTAGATCAGAAAAAACCCACATCAACGATGAAGAAATTTCAAATTCCTTAAACGGAATCACAAACGAATTAACTGTTGATTTTTTTAGGGGATAAAGATGGAAGTAAACTCACAACAGTGGTAGCAACTACAGGTTCTCTTCCTGATCGGACGCAGGAGATCAGTTATACTGACACGAAAGTTATTGGGAATGGGTCATTCGGAGTGGTGTATCAAGCTAGGATGTGTGAGTCCTCTGAGCTTGTAGCTATCAAGAAAGTATTGCAAGACAAAAGATTTAAGGTAATATAATTTCCATGTCCATTTTTCACACCACTGAAAACGCTTCCTGGGATAAATAAATTTCTGAGGGTAATAACGCATCACGAGGCTTCATAAAATGCCGAAACAATATCTACCATCGATGGCAACATTATCTTGTTTATTTCAGAATCGTGAACTCCAAATCATGAGAAAACTAGACCACTGTAATATTGTCAGGTTGCGATGGTTCTTCTACTCCAGTGGCGAAAAGGTAAGTATCGATTTTGATATTGATAAACGTAGTTTCACGTTTTTGTATCATTGCGTGAAGTGCATCGAAAGGTTTTCTCCTTGTTGCTTCTACTGTGTCCAAGTTGCGCCCTGCGATTCCTGGTTAACACAGATCGTAAATTGAACTGTCTTGGTGGTTGTACAGACATTAATTGCCGCAATTCACTAAATCTACGGCATTCTGTTCGTAATAGTTTAGAAAACCAACTTCCCGCATTGTTATGTGAAAGGCACGAAAACAAGATTGAACGAAGCGTCGCTTGAAATATATTTCTCTAATATAATGTCGTTGTCTTGAAGTGAAAATCATATTCTCTCACGTGGGTAATAAGTCCTGCAACATATTTGATAAAAATACGAGTACCCTATCGTTATTCATGCGTTCTTCACATCATCTCGGAGATATTCCTTTTTACTTCTATTTTCACGATTAAACTATTACCTGTGAGTGATGTGGCGTCTGCCTTTAAATTAAAGATGTAAGatgtttttgtacattttggAGACTTGCATGGGTGCTGGGTGATCTTAGGTTGGTACTTCTGAACATTCTATTGATTGCATATCCAGTGACCGTCATATTGATTATTGTACTAAAGCTTTTTTGCATGAAATTTCCTTTGCATTGTTGCAGCTTGctaacaaaataaatttaacacaaaaattgctatttttttgtcattcagtttttttttttatttatcagccGTTAAGTTgagttttgaaagaaaatatattAAACTGGAGGGTTTTGCTTTTAGGTGAAAATAAAAGATCTCAAACAAACTTAGTACTTGAGTTCACGTGAATCTATTTtgacgttttgttttgtaaattgAGTTGTCATTTACATGTATGTTAGTTGTTTTGTCATCCTGATTTTCCATATTTTTGCCTAAATTATTTGCACACAAGTCTATATGAAACAACGATTACATTTTATAGACGTACAGTATCATGGCTTCTCCAGAATTGTAGTTAAGTCTTAATGTGAATCTGAAAGTCATTATTAATAAGCTGTCAAACATTAAGTTGGTTTTCTTGTGTGAAAGTTATGTTCAAATGCCCagataaaaattttgtttttgatgtgcactacctctctctctctctccctccccccccccctctctcATGATTATAATGCAGGACttaaggaattaaaaaaaatagtaattattagtatttgGCTGAGATGCAACCACTACAAGGATGTTATTTGTATCCACATTTTCATAGCAGCTGAATTTATTTATGGCACTTTTCTTGGTCTGTTAAATGTAAATGCAATTACGCCTTGAGTTCTGGATAGCTTCCAggaaagaacacaaaaaaagagagagaggcTATCAGTGACAAACGAAATAGTTATCTTCAGTTTACGATTTTTGGGTATAGCTTTtgtcatgataataataattttatcacaagtgttaataagtaatagtaattggaccgagtggagtacaattcagggagtaatcgggcgagtaatttcgcgtgaggccgatttgaaattacaagcccgattactccctgaattgtacgacacgaagtccaatttcTAAtgaatcataactataacaaaattcgagaagaatgtgacagtggtttaaactatttgactggtttatatatattcaacttctaagctacatgccgaaaaaaaagccattcaagtgcaactagcgagagcttgatgacgcgtactgtccaattactcaggcatgacgcgtactactgtccaattacaaccgcatgacgtgtgcaactgtacaattacggctgaaatcaggcctgctgatgaccaatcagattcgagaattttgatatagttatgattataataGTAATTTTCATCAGGTGATCATAttggaaattaaaaagaatGTGAAGTCAATAATTGGTGACTGGTTAAAAATCAGTTGCATTGTTCAAAGTTTTAGTCATAAAAATTATCAGGCCATAGAACTTTGAAATAATGTGATTTTAAATCATTGGGAAACTTAGGTCACATGAGCAACTCATACAGGCAAAATTGCCAGCCCTGCAACATTCAACTGATCTTATGTACTTTGTTTGCAATAGGGCTGCATGAtaatttgcattattttccaagaaggacttcttttcttcttttctgctgattattcaaaagaaaaaagagcacGAATGAAGATCTGTAACTTCCTACAGGAATAACTTTTTTTACTTAGCTTATTGTTGTACTTCTCTTTGTCATTGTCCATGGTATTAGTAATTAAGGAAGTAGCTTCTAAATGGTTTCCTAATCCCCTTCAtttggtttttattttagaaagaAGAAATCTACTTAAATTTGGTCCTCGACTTTGTTCCTGAGACTGTTTATAGAGTGGCAAGGCATTACAGTAAAGCAAAGCAGACTATTCCCATATTGTACATCAAGGTAAGGCAGTCAAAACAACGTAGGACAGGTATGCTAGTAAGAGGAACAGGTCTATTCCTCATATCCTGAATTGGTGTTTCAGTTGTGAAAGAagtccattaatttattttccaTTGAAAAGCACATTGTAAAATCTTCATGGAAACAGAAGTATGACAAGTTTTGCCAACTCTGATGGTGCAATTAACACAAAATGTTTTTTCTCTAGTTTTGTCTCTGCAGTGTTTGTTGGACTTTTGAACATGACATTGACTTTTACAGTTAGTTACTCCTGTGGAATTATTTAACAGCAACTTAAACAATCTTAAGGAATATGTAAACTGAATTCCTGTATAATCTTTCTCATTAGTTGTACATGTATCAGATGTTTCGTTCATTGGCATATATACACTCTGTTGGGATATGCCATCGTGATATCAAACCACAGAACTTATTACTTGACCCAGAAACTGCTGTCCTTAAACTTTGTGATTTTGGCAGGTGAGAGCAATGTGATGGTGTCATTTGTGTTTCCAGATAATTGTCAACCATCAACTGTTAAATTCATGTAAGACAAAACTTTGTTACTTAATTCTCTAATCAGCTGTTGGCTTGTAGgttggaaaatgtttttgacaTTCTTTTCTTAAAGGCAATTGAATCCTTTAGGGTCCTATAAATTACTGTTGTGTCAAGCTTGTACTCTTTTCATGCTTTAGTGCCAAAGTTTTGGTGAAAGGTGAACCCAATGTGTCCTACATATGCTCCAGATACTATCGAGCACCAGAGCTCATATTTGGAGCCACAGATTACACCCCTGATATTGGTAAGTgaatatttcttcccatatcaAAGTGAATATAACATGaagaattttcttgtttttgctgGCTTGGTTTTTATAACAAGTCGATTTAGACCTGATACTTTctcaaaaaaattgttttttcatgCTCAAGACATACCAATTTCAGCTTGAAGTAGGACTGTTAATTGGTGAAAATGCACATGtttctgatgaagaaaggcaccTTTTGATCTTTTCAACAACTTTCaattctcaaactgtttattaTGCATTATTATTAATGTCACTATTAAAAAAACAAGGTAAACATTTTCATATCATGTACACTTTAAGATGAAATGCTACTTAATATGCACTTTACTTAGCTTGATCTCTGTGTGGTGCTTctcttgctctcttttgtgttTGATTAAtcaataccttttctttttagatGTTTGGTCTGCTGGTTGTGTGTTAGCAGAACTGCTCCTTGGTCAGCCTATCTTCCCTGGTGCCAGTAGTGTTGATCAACTGGTTGAAATAATTAAAGTTTTAGGAACTCCAACCAGGGAACAAATTAAGGAAATGAATCCCCACTACACAGAATTTAAGTTCCCACAGATTAAACCTCATCCATGGAGCAAGGTATGGTGTTGATGACTTTTGATGGCATTATCTGGTAATCAGCCAGACTGAAAGCAGTTACTTGAAGAAAAAAGGTCATGTTTCATAACAGCCCATAATTATGTGGATATAGGAGT
Above is a genomic segment from Acropora muricata isolate sample 2 chromosome 1, ASM3666990v1, whole genome shotgun sequence containing:
- the LOC136914086 gene encoding glycogen synthase kinase-3 beta-like; this translates as MSGHRPRTTSFAETNKSHPPSFGGVKISRDKDGSKLTTVVATTGSLPDRTQEISYTDTKVIGNGSFGVVYQARMCESSELVAIKKVLQDKRFKNRELQIMRKLDHCNIVRLRWFFYSSGEKKEEIYLNLVLDFVPETVYRVARHYSKAKQTIPILYIKLYMYQMFRSLAYIHSVGICHRDIKPQNLLLDPETAVLKLCDFGSAKVLVKGEPNVSYICSRYYRAPELIFGATDYTPDIDVWSAGCVLAELLLGQPIFPGASSVDQLVEIIKVLGTPTREQIKEMNPHYTEFKFPQIKPHPWSKVFRPKTPPEAINLCSRLLEYTPSTRLIPVESCAHCFFDELRDPNTKLPNGRDLPPLFNFTPQELSVKPSLNSTLIPSHAQRNSAAASTSGTGTPSNPGPTVVDGAVASVSAPVS